The following are from one region of the Streptomyces tuirus genome:
- a CDS encoding LLM class flavin-dependent oxidoreductase, protein MPVTVVRFNLVAPGATPAELGARYRAALEMAAYADDRGVSTVQTEEHHGADNNWLPSPFVFAGAVFGATRRVAVTVSAIIGPLHDPLRLAEEMAVLDLLSNGRLVTVAGIGYRPEEYDLFGVDFARRGTLQDELLETLLKAWTGEPFSYRGRTVRVTPRPFTDPHPLLLVGGSSRAAARRAARLGLPFFPSAHLPELEAYYKELLVEYGTEGWVMMPAAETPLLHVAEDPDRAWARYGQHFLHEARTYASWQSGGVRSAVKSAATTVEDLRAEGVYRILTPDACVALGQDSYVLHPLAGGMPVEEGWRSLQLFCEQVLPRLGS, encoded by the coding sequence ATGCCCGTCACGGTCGTACGCTTCAACCTCGTCGCTCCCGGGGCGACCCCCGCCGAGCTCGGCGCCCGGTACCGGGCGGCCCTGGAGATGGCCGCGTACGCCGATGACCGGGGCGTGAGCACCGTGCAGACGGAGGAGCACCACGGGGCGGACAACAACTGGCTGCCGTCGCCGTTCGTCTTCGCGGGGGCGGTCTTCGGCGCCACCCGGCGGGTCGCCGTCACCGTCTCGGCGATCATCGGCCCGCTGCACGACCCGCTGCGGCTGGCCGAGGAGATGGCGGTGCTGGACCTGCTGAGCAACGGCCGGCTGGTGACGGTCGCCGGGATCGGGTACCGGCCGGAGGAGTACGACCTCTTCGGCGTGGACTTCGCCCGGCGCGGTACGCTCCAGGACGAGCTGCTGGAGACCCTGCTGAAGGCGTGGACCGGCGAGCCCTTCTCCTACCGCGGCCGCACCGTCCGCGTCACCCCGCGCCCCTTCACCGACCCGCATCCGCTGCTCCTGGTGGGCGGCTCCTCCAGGGCCGCCGCCCGGCGCGCCGCCCGCCTCGGCCTGCCCTTCTTCCCCAGCGCGCACCTGCCGGAGCTGGAGGCGTACTACAAGGAACTGCTGGTCGAGTACGGCACCGAGGGCTGGGTGATGATGCCCGCCGCCGAGACACCCCTGCTGCACGTGGCCGAGGACCCGGACCGGGCCTGGGCGCGGTACGGGCAGCACTTCCTGCACGAGGCGCGGACGTACGCCTCCTGGCAGTCGGGCGGGGTGCGCTCGGCGGTGAAGTCGGCCGCGACGACGGTCGAGGACCTGCGCGCGGAGGGCGTGTACCGGATCCTCACCCCGGACGCGTGCGTGGCCCTCGGGCAGGATTCCTACGTGCTGCACCCCCTGGCGGGCGGGATGCCGGTGGAGGAGGGGTGGCGGAGTCTGCAGCTGTTCTGCGAGCAGGTGCTGCCGCGGCTGGGGAGCTGA
- the ftsY gene encoding signal recognition particle-docking protein FtsY — MDIVILAVVIAVVVLGALGGLIVGSRRKKQLPPPPPAAPDITAPPAEPHVGDEAETPREEPRRTIEEVDLPDGSAPVVVEEPPAEAPEIEIPEPTAGRLVRLRTRLSRSQNALGKGLLTLLSREHLDEDTWEEIEDTLLTADVGVQPTQELVERLRERVKVLGTRTPEELRTLLREELITLVGRDMDRAVKTEPEDRKPGIVMVVGVNGTGKTTTTGKLARVLVADGQSVVLGAADTFRAAAADQLQTWGERVGAHTVRGPEAGDPASVAFDAVKEGKEMGANVVLIDTAGRLHTKTGLMDELGKVKRVVEKHAPVDEVLLVLDATTGQNGLVQARVFAEVVDITGIVLTKLDGTAKGGIVVAVQRELGVPVKLIGLGEGADDLAPFEPEAFVDALIGE; from the coding sequence ATGGACATCGTCATCCTTGCTGTAGTCATCGCCGTGGTCGTGCTCGGCGCGCTCGGCGGGCTCATCGTCGGCAGCCGGCGCAAGAAGCAGCTGCCCCCGCCCCCGCCCGCAGCGCCCGACATCACCGCCCCACCGGCCGAGCCGCACGTCGGCGACGAGGCCGAGACGCCGCGGGAGGAACCGCGGCGCACGATAGAGGAGGTGGATCTCCCGGACGGCTCGGCTCCGGTCGTAGTCGAGGAGCCGCCCGCCGAAGCTCCCGAGATCGAGATCCCGGAACCCACCGCCGGCCGCCTGGTCCGGCTGCGGACCCGGCTCTCCCGCTCGCAGAACGCCCTCGGCAAGGGCCTGCTCACGCTGCTGTCGCGTGAGCACCTCGACGAGGACACCTGGGAGGAGATCGAGGACACGCTGCTCACCGCCGACGTCGGCGTGCAGCCCACCCAGGAACTGGTCGAGCGGCTGCGCGAGCGCGTGAAGGTGCTCGGCACCCGCACCCCCGAGGAACTGCGCACCCTGCTGCGCGAGGAACTGATCACGCTGGTCGGCCGCGACATGGACCGCGCGGTCAAGACCGAGCCGGAGGACCGCAAGCCGGGCATCGTGATGGTCGTCGGCGTCAACGGCACCGGCAAGACCACCACCACCGGCAAGCTCGCCCGCGTCCTGGTGGCCGACGGCCAGAGCGTCGTCCTCGGCGCCGCCGACACCTTCCGTGCCGCCGCCGCCGACCAGCTCCAGACCTGGGGCGAGCGCGTCGGCGCCCACACCGTGCGCGGGCCGGAGGCCGGCGACCCGGCGTCCGTCGCCTTCGACGCGGTCAAGGAGGGCAAGGAGATGGGCGCGAACGTCGTGCTCATCGACACCGCCGGCCGCCTGCACACCAAGACCGGCCTCATGGACGAGCTCGGCAAGGTCAAGCGGGTCGTGGAGAAGCACGCCCCCGTCGACGAGGTGCTGCTCGTCCTGGACGCCACCACCGGCCAGAACGGCCTGGTCCAGGCCCGGGTCTTCGCCGAGGTCGTCGACATCACCGGCATCGTGCTGACCAAGCTGGACGGCACGGCCAAGGGCGGCATCGTGGTCGCGGTCCAGCGCGAGCTGGGCGTCCCGGTCAAGCTCATCGGGCTCGGCGAGGGCGCGGACGACCTGGCGCCGTTCGAGCCGGAGGCGTTCGTTGACGCCCTTATCGGCGAGTGA
- a CDS encoding bifunctional DNA primase/polymerase: MGFTIGISRGMRDIRTGSRRRSRTSDGTAVAEYTGLWGWDVVPGARASAGACSCGHDDCPAPGAHPLDFAPVLAAGATLDDVTRAWGEFPGASVMLPVGRAFDVIEVAEPAGRRALARLERMGLPVGPVAATPDGRAHFFVAPGAAADLPGLLYRMGWDDPDSLDLRGLGPGAHITAPPSDRGGLGPVRWLRSPALDSASRPPEARLVLGTLAYVAHRSRA; the protein is encoded by the coding sequence ATGGGCTTCACGATCGGCATCAGCCGGGGCATGCGCGACATCCGGACCGGATCACGCCGCCGCAGCCGTACGTCGGACGGCACGGCGGTGGCCGAGTACACCGGACTGTGGGGCTGGGACGTGGTGCCGGGCGCCCGGGCCTCGGCGGGCGCCTGCTCCTGCGGCCATGACGACTGCCCGGCGCCGGGCGCGCACCCGCTGGACTTCGCGCCGGTGCTCGCGGCCGGGGCGACGCTGGACGACGTGACCCGGGCGTGGGGCGAGTTCCCCGGCGCCTCGGTGATGCTGCCGGTCGGCCGGGCGTTCGACGTCATCGAGGTGGCCGAGCCCGCCGGCCGCCGCGCGCTGGCCCGGCTGGAGCGCATGGGCCTGCCCGTCGGCCCGGTCGCGGCGACGCCGGACGGCCGCGCCCACTTCTTCGTCGCTCCCGGCGCCGCCGCCGATCTGCCCGGCCTGCTGTACCGCATGGGCTGGGACGACCCGGACTCCCTCGACCTGCGCGGCCTCGGCCCGGGCGCGCACATCACGGCGCCGCCCTCCGACCGCGGCGGTCTCGGCCCGGTGCGCTGGCTCCGCTCCCCCGCCCTGGACTCGGCGTCCCGCCCGCCGGAGGCCCGTCTGGTGCTGGGCACGCTGGCGTACGTGGCCCACCGGTCGCGGGCCTAG
- the nsdA gene encoding transcriptional repressor NsdA, whose amino-acid sequence MSGNGGSGTNAAGATHADKRPNELLTSWFVRSGWSKGEFARQVNRRARQLGANHISTDTSRVRRWLDGENPREPIPRILSELFSERFGVVVSVEDLGLRTARQSPSATGVDLPWTGPQTVALLSEFSRSDLMLARRGFLGSSLVLSAGPALIEPMQRWLVPSPAAPRSAPEPAGGSGRARGRLSKPELDLLESTTVMFRQWDAQCGGGLRRKAVVGQLHEVTDLLQEPQPESTTRRLFKVAAELAELAGWMSYDIGLQPTAQKYFVLALHAAKEAGDRPLGSYVLSSMSRQMIHLGRPDDALELIHLAQYGSRDCASPRTQSMLYAMEARAYANMGQPGKCKRAVRMAEDTFSEADEWDEPDPDWIRFFSEAELHGENSHSYRDLAYVAGRSPTYASLAEPLMSRAVELFAEDDEHQRSYALNLIGMATVHLLQREPERSTVFATEAMRVAKKVRSERVNTRIRKTVDTAARDFGDLGEVVDLTERLSAELPETAEAV is encoded by the coding sequence GTGAGCGGCAACGGCGGAAGCGGAACGAACGCTGCGGGCGCGACGCACGCTGACAAGCGCCCGAACGAGCTGCTCACCTCCTGGTTCGTGCGCAGCGGCTGGTCCAAGGGCGAGTTCGCCCGTCAGGTCAACCGCAGGGCACGCCAGTTGGGCGCCAACCACATCTCCACGGACACCTCGCGCGTGCGCCGCTGGCTCGACGGAGAGAACCCCCGCGAGCCGATCCCGAGGATCCTGTCCGAGCTGTTCTCGGAGCGCTTCGGCGTCGTCGTCTCCGTCGAGGACCTGGGGCTGCGCACCGCGCGCCAGTCACCTTCCGCGACCGGCGTCGACCTGCCCTGGACGGGCCCGCAGACGGTGGCCCTGCTCAGCGAGTTCTCGCGCAGCGACCTGATGCTGGCGCGGCGCGGCTTCCTCGGGAGCTCGCTGGTGCTGTCTGCGGGCCCGGCCCTCATCGAGCCCATGCAGCGCTGGCTCGTCCCCTCGCCCGCGGCCCCGAGATCCGCACCCGAGCCCGCGGGCGGCTCCGGCCGCGCCCGCGGCCGCCTCTCCAAGCCGGAGCTGGACCTCCTGGAGTCCACGACGGTGATGTTCCGGCAGTGGGACGCCCAGTGCGGCGGCGGCCTGCGCCGCAAGGCGGTCGTCGGGCAGCTGCACGAGGTGACCGACCTCCTCCAGGAGCCCCAGCCGGAGTCCACCACCCGCCGCCTGTTCAAGGTCGCCGCCGAACTCGCCGAGCTGGCCGGCTGGATGTCGTACGACATCGGGCTCCAGCCGACCGCGCAGAAGTACTTCGTCCTCGCCCTGCACGCCGCCAAGGAGGCGGGCGACCGGCCCCTCGGCTCCTACGTGCTGTCCAGCATGAGCCGCCAGATGATCCACCTCGGCCGACCCGACGACGCGCTGGAGCTGATCCACCTCGCGCAGTACGGCAGCCGGGACTGCGCGAGTCCGCGCACCCAGTCGATGCTGTATGCGATGGAGGCCCGCGCCTACGCGAACATGGGGCAGCCCGGCAAGTGCAAGCGGGCGGTCCGGATGGCCGAGGACACCTTCTCCGAGGCCGACGAGTGGGACGAGCCGGACCCCGACTGGATCCGCTTCTTCTCCGAGGCCGAGCTGCACGGCGAGAACTCCCACTCCTACCGCGACCTGGCCTACGTCGCCGGGCGCAGCCCCACCTACGCCTCGCTGGCCGAGCCCCTGATGAGCCGGGCGGTCGAGCTCTTCGCCGAGGACGACGAGCACCAGCGGTCGTACGCGCTGAACCTGATCGGCATGGCCACGGTCCATCTCCTCCAGCGCGAGCCCGAGCGGAGCACGGTCTTCGCCACCGAGGCCATGCGGGTCGCCAAGAAGGTCCGCTCCGAGCGGGTGAACACCCGTATCCGCAAGACGGTCGACACCGCCGCCCGCGACTTCGGCGACCTGGGTGAGGTCGTCGACCTCACCGAGCGGCTCTCCGCCGAGCTGCCCGAGACCGCCGAGGCGGTCTGA
- a CDS encoding ammonium transporter: protein MAPAITLAAEAPKLSAANTGFMLICSALVMLMTPGLAFFYGGMVRVKSTLNMLMMSFISLGIVTILWVLYGFSMAFGTDSGSLIGWNSDWVGLGNIGLTELWPGYTIPVFVFLVFQLMFAIITPALISGALADRVKFSAWALFIALWVTVVYFPVAHWVWGAGGWAFELGVIDFAGGTAVHINAGAAALGVILVIGKRVGFKKDPMRPHSLPLVMLGAGLLWFGWFGFNAGSWLGNDDGVGALMFVNTQVATAAAMLAWLIYEKIRHGAFTTLGAASGAVAGLVAITPAGGAVTPLGAIAVGAVAGVLCAMAVGLKYRFGYDDSLDVVGVHLVGGVAGSLLIGLFASGKGQSTVEGLFYGGGLTQFWKQCAGVFAVLAYSLVVSAILAFILDKTMGMRVPEDDEITGIDQAEHAETAYDFSGAGGGAARTAAAAAAVGSAESKKVDA from the coding sequence ATGGCACCAGCCATCACCCTTGCCGCAGAGGCTCCCAAGCTCTCTGCCGCGAACACAGGGTTCATGCTCATCTGTTCCGCCCTGGTGATGCTCATGACCCCGGGTCTTGCCTTCTTCTACGGAGGCATGGTCCGCGTCAAGAGCACCCTGAACATGCTGATGATGAGCTTCATCAGCCTCGGGATCGTCACCATCCTGTGGGTGCTGTACGGCTTCTCCATGGCGTTCGGCACCGACTCCGGCAGCCTCATCGGCTGGAACTCCGACTGGGTCGGTCTCGGCAACATCGGACTGACGGAGCTGTGGCCCGGCTACACCATCCCGGTGTTCGTGTTCCTGGTCTTCCAGCTGATGTTCGCGATCATCACGCCCGCCCTGATCAGCGGCGCCCTCGCGGACCGCGTGAAGTTCAGCGCCTGGGCGCTGTTCATCGCCCTGTGGGTCACGGTCGTCTACTTCCCCGTCGCCCACTGGGTCTGGGGCGCCGGCGGCTGGGCCTTCGAGCTGGGCGTCATCGACTTCGCCGGTGGTACGGCGGTGCACATCAACGCGGGTGCCGCGGCGCTCGGCGTGATCCTCGTCATCGGCAAGCGCGTCGGCTTCAAGAAGGACCCGATGCGCCCGCACAGCCTGCCGCTGGTCATGCTCGGCGCCGGTCTGCTGTGGTTCGGCTGGTTCGGCTTCAACGCCGGCTCCTGGCTGGGCAACGACGACGGCGTCGGCGCGCTGATGTTCGTCAACACACAGGTCGCCACCGCCGCCGCCATGCTGGCCTGGCTCATCTACGAGAAGATCCGCCACGGCGCGTTCACCACGCTCGGTGCCGCCTCCGGCGCCGTCGCGGGCCTGGTCGCCATCACCCCGGCCGGCGGTGCCGTCACCCCGCTCGGCGCGATCGCGGTCGGCGCCGTCGCCGGTGTGCTGTGCGCCATGGCCGTCGGCCTGAAGTACAGGTTCGGCTACGACGACTCCCTCGACGTCGTCGGCGTGCACCTGGTCGGCGGTGTCGCCGGCTCCCTGCTGATCGGCCTCTTCGCCAGCGGCAAGGGCCAGTCCACCGTCGAGGGCCTCTTCTACGGCGGCGGCCTGACCCAGTTCTGGAAGCAGTGCGCCGGTGTCTTCGCGGTGCTGGCCTACTCCCTGGTCGTCTCCGCGATCCTCGCCTTCATCCTCGACAAGACCATGGGCATGAGGGTCCCCGAGGACGACGAGATCACCGGCATCGACCAGGCCGAGCACGCCGAGACCGCATACGACTTCAGCGGTGCCGGTGGCGGTGCCGCCAGGACCGCCGCAGCCGCGGCCGCCGTGGGCAGCGCCGAGAGCAAGAAGGTGGACGCATGA
- a CDS encoding P-II family nitrogen regulator, translated as MKLITAVVKPHRLDEIKEALQAFGVHGLTVTEASGYGRQRGHTEVYRGAEYTVDLVPKIRIEVLVEDDDAEQLIDVVVKAARTGKIGDGKVWSIPVETAVRVRTGERGPDAL; from the coding sequence ATGAAGCTCATCACCGCCGTCGTGAAGCCGCACCGGCTCGACGAGATCAAGGAGGCCCTCCAGGCCTTCGGAGTACACGGCCTGACGGTCACCGAGGCCAGCGGTTACGGTCGGCAGCGGGGCCACACCGAGGTCTACCGCGGTGCCGAGTACACCGTCGACCTGGTCCCCAAGATCCGCATCGAGGTCCTGGTCGAGGACGACGACGCCGAACAGCTGATCGACGTGGTGGTCAAGGCGGCCCGCACCGGCAAGATCGGTGACGGCAAGGTCTGGTCGATCCCGGTCGAGACGGCCGTACGGGTCAGGACCGGCGAGCGCGGTCCCGACGCGCTCTGA
- a CDS encoding [protein-PII] uridylyltransferase, translating into MTSTDVQKEAEDSGPSGYAAARLRLLTEETRSGPPRRTALAGLTDQWLTGLFAAGSEGLRGVSLVAVGGYGRGELSPRSDLDLLLLHDGGDPKAVAALADRLWYPVWDLGLDLDHSVRTPAEARKTAAEDLKVQLGLLDARHIAGDLGLTASLRTTVLADWRNQAPKRLPELQALCAERAERQGELQYLLEPDLKEARGGLRDATALRAVAASWLADAPREGLADARRRLLDVRDALHLTTGRATDRLALQEQDQVAAELGLLDADTLLRQVYEAARLVSYASDVTWREVGRVLRSRAVRPRLRAMLGGGKPPGERSPLAEGVVEQDGEVVLARAARPERDPVLPLRAAAAAAQAGLPLSLHAVRRLAATVRPLPTPWPAEAREQLVTLLGSGRPTIDVWEALEAEGLITRLLPDWERVRCRPQRNAVHLWTVDRHLIETAVCASEFTRRVSRPDLLLVAALLHDIGKGWPGDHSVAGEIIAKDVAARIGFDRHDVTVVATLVRHHLLLIDTATRRDLEDPATVRSVAEAVVSQGTLELLHALTEADALATGPAAWSSWRGSLVADLVGRVSAVLAGDAPDEPEEAAPTAEQERLALEAAATGSPVLSLRAQTEPPAGQEPSGDPEPLGVELLIAVPDQPGVLPAVAGVLAMHRLTVRTAELRSLDLPDGVDGSVLLLDWRVAAEYGSLPQAARLRSDLVRALDGSLDIAGRLAERDAAYPRRRGVVAPAARVSVHPAASRLATVIEVRSQDAPGLLFRIGRALEDASVRVRSAHVSTLGANAVDAFYVTGPEGAPLPGDEAASVARKLEETLRG; encoded by the coding sequence GTGACGAGTACGGACGTGCAGAAGGAAGCAGAGGACTCGGGACCCAGCGGCTACGCGGCGGCCCGGCTGCGTCTCCTCACCGAGGAGACGCGGTCCGGGCCGCCGCGCCGTACGGCCCTGGCCGGCCTCACGGACCAGTGGCTCACCGGACTGTTCGCCGCGGGCTCCGAGGGGCTGCGCGGAGTCTCTCTCGTCGCCGTCGGCGGCTACGGACGGGGTGAGCTGTCCCCGCGCAGCGACCTCGACCTGCTCCTGCTGCACGACGGCGGCGACCCCAAGGCGGTCGCGGCCCTCGCCGACCGGCTCTGGTACCCCGTCTGGGACCTGGGCCTGGACCTGGACCACTCCGTCCGCACCCCTGCCGAGGCCCGCAAGACCGCCGCCGAGGACCTCAAGGTGCAGCTCGGCCTGCTGGACGCCCGGCACATCGCCGGCGACCTCGGCCTCACCGCGTCCCTGCGCACGACCGTCCTGGCCGACTGGCGCAACCAGGCGCCCAAGCGCCTCCCCGAACTCCAGGCACTGTGCGCCGAACGCGCCGAGCGCCAAGGCGAGTTGCAGTACCTGCTGGAGCCCGACCTGAAGGAGGCCCGCGGCGGGCTGCGCGACGCCACCGCGCTGCGCGCCGTCGCCGCCTCCTGGCTCGCCGACGCCCCGCGCGAGGGCCTCGCCGACGCCCGGCGCCGGCTCCTCGACGTCCGGGACGCCCTGCACCTGACCACCGGGCGCGCCACCGACCGGCTCGCCCTCCAGGAACAGGACCAGGTGGCCGCCGAGCTCGGCCTGCTCGACGCGGACACCCTGCTCCGGCAGGTCTACGAAGCGGCGCGGCTCGTCTCGTACGCCAGTGACGTCACCTGGCGCGAGGTGGGGCGGGTCCTGCGCTCACGCGCCGTGCGGCCCCGGCTGCGCGCCATGCTGGGCGGCGGGAAACCGCCCGGCGAGCGTTCCCCGCTGGCCGAGGGCGTGGTGGAGCAGGACGGCGAGGTGGTGCTCGCCCGCGCCGCGCGCCCCGAGCGCGACCCCGTGCTGCCCTTGCGCGCCGCGGCCGCCGCCGCGCAGGCCGGACTCCCGCTCTCCCTGCACGCCGTACGGCGCCTGGCGGCCACCGTGCGCCCGTTGCCCACACCCTGGCCCGCCGAGGCACGCGAACAGCTGGTCACCCTGCTCGGCTCGGGCCGCCCCACCATCGACGTCTGGGAGGCGCTGGAGGCCGAAGGGCTGATCACCCGGCTGCTGCCCGACTGGGAGCGGGTCCGCTGCCGCCCGCAGCGCAACGCCGTACACCTGTGGACCGTCGACCGGCACCTGATCGAGACCGCGGTGTGCGCCTCCGAGTTCACCCGCCGGGTCAGCCGCCCCGACCTGCTGCTGGTCGCCGCGCTGCTGCACGACATCGGAAAGGGCTGGCCCGGCGACCACTCCGTGGCCGGCGAGATCATCGCCAAGGACGTGGCCGCCCGGATCGGCTTCGACCGCCACGACGTGACCGTCGTCGCCACCCTCGTACGGCACCACCTCCTGCTCATCGACACCGCCACCCGGCGCGACCTGGAGGACCCGGCCACCGTGCGCTCCGTCGCCGAGGCCGTCGTCTCCCAGGGCACGCTGGAGCTGCTGCACGCCCTCACCGAGGCCGACGCGCTCGCCACCGGCCCGGCCGCATGGTCGTCCTGGCGCGGCTCGCTCGTCGCCGACCTGGTCGGACGGGTCTCGGCCGTGCTCGCGGGCGATGCCCCGGACGAACCCGAGGAGGCCGCGCCCACCGCCGAGCAGGAGCGGCTCGCCCTGGAGGCGGCGGCGACGGGCAGCCCGGTGCTCTCGCTGCGGGCCCAGACCGAGCCGCCCGCCGGTCAGGAGCCGTCCGGCGACCCCGAGCCGCTCGGCGTGGAGCTGCTCATCGCCGTACCCGACCAGCCCGGGGTGCTGCCCGCGGTAGCCGGTGTCCTGGCCATGCACCGGCTGACCGTCCGCACCGCCGAGCTGCGCTCCCTGGACCTCCCGGACGGCGTCGACGGCTCCGTGCTGCTGCTGGACTGGCGGGTCGCCGCCGAGTACGGCTCGCTGCCGCAGGCCGCCCGGCTGCGCTCGGACCTGGTCCGGGCCCTGGACGGCTCCCTGGACATCGCCGGCCGCCTCGCCGAACGGGACGCGGCCTATCCGCGCCGCCGGGGCGTGGTCGCCCCCGCGGCCCGGGTGTCCGTCCACCCGGCCGCCTCCCGGCTGGCCACGGTCATCGAGGTGCGCTCACAGGACGCCCCCGGCCTGCTGTTCCGCATCGGACGGGCCCTGGAGGACGCGAGCGTGCGGGTGCGCAGCGCGCATGTCTCGACCCTCGGCGCCAACGCCGTCGACGCCTTCTATGTGACCGGTCCGGAGGGCGCGCCGCTGCCCGGGGACGAGGCGGCGTCGGTGGCGCGGAAGCTGGAGGAGACACTGCGTGGGTGA
- the ffh gene encoding signal recognition particle protein: MFDTLSDRLSATFKNLRGKGRLSEADIDATAREIRIALLEADVALPVVRTFIKNVKERALGAEVSKALNPAQQVLKIVNDELVTILGGETRRLRFAKQPPTVIMLAGLQGAGKTTLAGKLGRWLKEQGHSPILVAADLQRPNAVNQLSVVAERAGVAVYAPEPGNGVGDPVKVAKDSIEHAKSKVHDIVIVDTAGRLGIDQEMMQQAADIRDAVSPDEILFVVDAMIGQDAVNTAEAFRDGVGFDGVVLSKLDGDARGGAALSIRQITGKPIMFASNGEKLDDFDAFHPDRMASRILDMGDLLTLIEQAEKTFSQEEAEKMASKLASKKGQDFTLDDFLAQMEQVRKMGSISKLLGMLPGMGQMKDQINNLDERDVDRTAAIIKSMTPAERQEPTIINGSRRARIARGSGVEVSAVKNLVERFFEARKMMSRMAQGGGMPGMPGMPGMGGGPGRTKKQPKKAKGKQRSGNPMKRKQQEQEEAARRAAAAEGGGAFGLPQQGGKDFELPDEFKKFMG; the protein is encoded by the coding sequence GTGTTCGATACTCTTTCCGATCGCCTCTCAGCGACCTTCAAGAACCTGCGCGGCAAGGGACGGCTCTCCGAGGCGGACATCGACGCCACGGCGCGCGAGATCCGGATCGCGCTCCTCGAGGCGGACGTGGCGCTTCCCGTCGTCCGGACGTTCATCAAGAACGTCAAGGAGCGCGCCCTCGGCGCCGAGGTCAGCAAGGCGCTGAACCCCGCCCAGCAGGTCCTCAAGATCGTCAACGACGAGCTCGTCACCATCCTCGGCGGCGAGACCCGGCGTCTGCGCTTCGCCAAGCAGCCCCCCACCGTGATCATGCTGGCGGGTCTGCAGGGTGCCGGTAAGACCACCCTCGCGGGCAAGCTCGGCCGCTGGCTCAAGGAGCAGGGCCACTCCCCGATCCTCGTCGCCGCCGACCTCCAGCGCCCGAACGCGGTCAACCAGCTGAGCGTCGTCGCCGAGCGCGCCGGTGTCGCGGTCTACGCCCCCGAGCCGGGCAACGGCGTGGGCGACCCGGTGAAGGTCGCCAAGGACTCCATCGAGCACGCGAAGAGCAAGGTCCACGACATCGTGATCGTGGACACCGCCGGCCGCCTCGGCATCGACCAGGAGATGATGCAGCAGGCCGCGGACATCCGCGACGCCGTCTCCCCGGACGAGATCCTGTTCGTCGTCGACGCGATGATCGGCCAGGACGCCGTCAACACGGCCGAGGCCTTCCGCGACGGCGTCGGCTTCGACGGCGTGGTGCTCTCCAAGCTCGACGGTGACGCCCGCGGCGGTGCCGCCCTGTCGATCCGGCAGATCACCGGCAAGCCGATCATGTTCGCGTCGAACGGCGAGAAGCTCGACGACTTCGACGCGTTCCACCCTGACCGGATGGCCTCCCGCATCCTCGACATGGGTGACCTCCTCACCCTGATTGAGCAGGCGGAGAAGACGTTCAGCCAGGAAGAGGCCGAGAAGATGGCCTCCAAGCTGGCGTCCAAGAAGGGCCAGGACTTCACCCTGGACGACTTCCTGGCCCAGATGGAGCAGGTCCGCAAGATGGGCTCCATCTCCAAGCTGCTCGGCATGCTCCCGGGCATGGGCCAGATGAAGGACCAGATCAACAACCTCGACGAGCGGGACGTCGACCGCACGGCCGCCATCATCAAGTCGATGACCCCGGCCGAGCGCCAGGAGCCGACGATCATCAACGGCTCGCGCCGCGCCCGTATCGCCAGGGGCTCCGGCGTCGAGGTCAGCGCGGTCAAGAACCTGGTCGAGCGGTTCTTCGAGGCCCGCAAGATGATGTCCCGCATGGCCCAGGGCGGCGGCATGCCCGGGATGCCGGGGATGCCCGGCATGGGCGGCGGCCCCGGCCGCACCAAGAAGCAGCCGAAGAAGGCCAAGGGCAAGCAGCGCTCCGGCAACCCGATGAAGCGCAAGCAGCAGGAGCAGGAAGAGGCCGCCCGCCGGGCCGCCGCGGCCGAGGGCGGCGGCGCCTTCGGACTGCCGCAGCAGGGCGGCAAGGACTTCGAACTCCCCGACGAGTTCAAGAAGTTCATGGGCTGA